In Nicotiana tabacum cultivar K326 chromosome 17, ASM71507v2, whole genome shotgun sequence, one DNA window encodes the following:
- the LOC107769124 gene encoding cytochrome c6, chloroplastic isoform X2 has protein sequence MSVFSMTPTCVGKSCSIKFLATPTKKRNVYEGDNQIGEKKNKYSYEVKLLKSLAPPLMTALIAFSPIVNPPVSVGQTIDVQKGAALFNKACIGCHYAGGNIIQPGATLFLKDLERNGVDTEEEIYRLTYYGKGRMPGFGQNCTPRGQCTFGPRLQDDEIKLLAEFVKSQADQGWPKIENSGD, from the exons ATGTCAGTCTTCTCTATGACGCCCACTTGCGTTGGCAAGAGCTGTTCCATAAAATTCTTGGCAACACCAACTAAG AAGAGAAATGTGTATGAAGGAGACAACCAAATTGGCGAAAAGAAGAACAAATACTCATATGAGGTGAAGTTGCTGAAGAGCTTAGCTCCACCTCTAATGACTGCCCTTATAGCATTCTCTCCCATTGTCAATCCCCCAG TCTCAGTTGGACAAACAATAGATGTACAAAAGGGAGCTGCTTTGTTTAATAAAGCTTGCATTGGGTGTCATTATGCAGGTGGAAATATAATCCAGCCT GGTGCGACACTCTTCTTAAAGGATCTAGAAAG AAATGGAGTTGACACGGAAGAGGAGATCTATCGCCTCACTTACTATGGCAAAGGGAGAATGCCA GGATTTGGTCAGAATTGTACACCGAGGGGTCAATGCACGTTTGGCCCTCGTTTGCAAGATGATGAAATTAAACTTTTAGCTGAGTTTGTGAAGTCTCAAGCCGATCAAGGTTGGCCTAAAATAGAAAATAGTGGAGATTGA
- the LOC107769124 gene encoding cytochrome c6, chloroplastic isoform X1, which yields MSVFSMTPTCVGKSCSIKFLATPTKKRNVYEGDNQIGEKKNKYSYEVKLLKSLAPPLMTALIAFSPIVNPPVNLEVGVTIRGQRQHVYVEYYLLQGMTPTVLSKAKSDKKCSTAPVSVGQTIDVQKGAALFNKACIGCHYAGGNIIQPGATLFLKDLERNGVDTEEEIYRLTYYGKGRMPGFGQNCTPRGQCTFGPRLQDDEIKLLAEFVKSQADQGWPKIENSGD from the exons ATGTCAGTCTTCTCTATGACGCCCACTTGCGTTGGCAAGAGCTGTTCCATAAAATTCTTGGCAACACCAACTAAG AAGAGAAATGTGTATGAAGGAGACAACCAAATTGGCGAAAAGAAGAACAAATACTCATATGAGGTGAAGTTGCTGAAGAGCTTAGCTCCACCTCTAATGACTGCCCTTATAGCATTCTCTCCCATTGTCAATCCCCCAG TCAATCTTGAAGTAGGGGTTACCATTAGGGGCCAAAGACAACACGTCTACGTGGAGTATTATTTACTTCAAGGGATGACACCAACAGTATTGTCGAAGGCGAAAAGCGATAAAAAATGCTCTACTGCTCCAG TCTCAGTTGGACAAACAATAGATGTACAAAAGGGAGCTGCTTTGTTTAATAAAGCTTGCATTGGGTGTCATTATGCAGGTGGAAATATAATCCAGCCT GGTGCGACACTCTTCTTAAAGGATCTAGAAAG AAATGGAGTTGACACGGAAGAGGAGATCTATCGCCTCACTTACTATGGCAAAGGGAGAATGCCA GGATTTGGTCAGAATTGTACACCGAGGGGTCAATGCACGTTTGGCCCTCGTTTGCAAGATGATGAAATTAAACTTTTAGCTGAGTTTGTGAAGTCTCAAGCCGATCAAGGTTGGCCTAAAATAGAAAATAGTGGAGATTGA
- the LOC107769124 gene encoding cytochrome c6, chloroplastic isoform X3, with protein sequence MSVFSMTPTCVGKSCSIKFLATPTKKRNVYEGDNQIGEKKNKYSYEVKLLKSLAPPLMTALIAFSPIVNPPGGNIIQPGATLFLKDLERNGVDTEEEIYRLTYYGKGRMPGFGQNCTPRGQCTFGPRLQDDEIKLLAEFVKSQADQGWPKIENSGD encoded by the exons ATGTCAGTCTTCTCTATGACGCCCACTTGCGTTGGCAAGAGCTGTTCCATAAAATTCTTGGCAACACCAACTAAG AAGAGAAATGTGTATGAAGGAGACAACCAAATTGGCGAAAAGAAGAACAAATACTCATATGAGGTGAAGTTGCTGAAGAGCTTAGCTCCACCTCTAATGACTGCCCTTATAGCATTCTCTCCCATTGTCAATCCCCCAG GTGGAAATATAATCCAGCCT GGTGCGACACTCTTCTTAAAGGATCTAGAAAG AAATGGAGTTGACACGGAAGAGGAGATCTATCGCCTCACTTACTATGGCAAAGGGAGAATGCCA GGATTTGGTCAGAATTGTACACCGAGGGGTCAATGCACGTTTGGCCCTCGTTTGCAAGATGATGAAATTAAACTTTTAGCTGAGTTTGTGAAGTCTCAAGCCGATCAAGGTTGGCCTAAAATAGAAAATAGTGGAGATTGA